From Deinococcus sp. HSC-46F16, the proteins below share one genomic window:
- a CDS encoding DUF427 domain-containing protein has protein sequence MPRPQPIPPGPGQESVWDYPRPPRLERTARTVELWLGGVKIAETTGAFRVLETSHPPTYYLPREAFRPGVLTPAPGGSVCEWKGEASYWTLSAGGKVAEGAGWSYERPTPAFREIAGYVAVYAGRMDECRVDGVRVTPQPGGFYGGWITPDVVGPFKGEPGTWGW, from the coding sequence ATGCCGCGCCCACAGCCCATTCCCCCCGGTCCCGGCCAGGAAAGCGTCTGGGACTACCCGCGCCCGCCTCGGCTGGAGCGCACCGCCCGGACAGTGGAACTCTGGTTGGGCGGCGTCAAGATTGCCGAGACGACCGGCGCCTTCCGCGTCCTCGAAACCAGCCACCCACCCACCTACTACCTGCCCCGCGAAGCCTTCCGGCCCGGCGTGCTGACCCCCGCCCCCGGCGGCAGCGTCTGCGAGTGGAAGGGTGAGGCGTCGTACTGGACGCTCTCAGCCGGTGGCAAGGTGGCCGAGGGCGCGGGCTGGAGCTATGAGCGGCCCACCCCTGCTTTCCGGGAGATCGCCGGATACGTCGCCGTCTACGCGGGCCGCATGGACGAGTGCCGGGTGGACGGAGTGCGCGTGACCCCGCAACCGGGCGGCTTCTACGGCGGCTGGATCACGCCCGACGTGGTGGGACCGTTCAAGGGCGAGCCGGGGACGTGGGGCTGGTAG
- a CDS encoding nucleotidyltransferase domain-containing protein, whose translation MLHPDTLPLVRAFAQADVTCWLIGGQAVEVLCGGNVRTHDDIDFLVREADGARAVAVLEGLGFTHAHGSLAAGDVFYRRGEVLVDLVPVRDDVEPPRTVGELASIVWPAGIFTTHVVEWEGVRVPTLTPAGHRAMKGVVAAFYGVELREKDRADLAALATLGA comes from the coding sequence GTGCTGCACCCCGACACCCTCCCCCTCGTCCGGGCGTTCGCGCAGGCGGACGTCACCTGCTGGCTGATCGGCGGTCAGGCGGTGGAAGTGCTGTGCGGCGGGAATGTCCGCACCCACGACGACATTGACTTCCTGGTGCGGGAGGCCGACGGGGCGCGGGCCGTCGCCGTGCTGGAGGGCCTCGGCTTCACCCACGCGCACGGCTCGCTCGCCGCCGGGGACGTGTTCTACCGCCGGGGGGAGGTGCTGGTGGACCTCGTGCCTGTCCGGGATGACGTGGAGCCGCCGCGCACCGTGGGCGAACTCGCCTCCATCGTGTGGCCCGCCGGAATCTTCACGACCCACGTGGTGGAGTGGGAGGGGGTCCGCGTGCCCACGCTCACCCCCGCCGGGCACCGCGCGATGAAAGGCGTCGTGGCGGCTTTCTACGGGGTGGAATTAAGAGAGAAGGACCGGGCCGACCTCGCCGCGCTTGCTACCCTCGGCGCATGA